In Nakamurella flava, a single genomic region encodes these proteins:
- a CDS encoding sigma-70 family RNA polymerase sigma factor, translated as MPPEDLFSVGVLDRPSTVQLPDDHIVPALDAAPTIPAVAPSSPSPAPADPSAAPARPGQPLSSAPSRERAARCRDLLDQALTCGNEARARRLRGEVVEAYLPAARSIAARYAGRGVDRADLEQLASIGLVKAARRWQPGLSEDFLQFAVPTMVGEIKRYFRDHSFVVRPTRRVQELRAQVRQAQHDHWQRHGSDPTDHDLAVATGADVADVREARAASGVCRPPSLDEPQGAGWAITQTLGEVDDRIGDIENRMMVARLLQSLTERERRVVQLRFEMQWSQSQIGQELGVSQMQISRWLRAITIKLREVATQ; from the coding sequence GTGCCGCCCGAAGATCTTTTTTCCGTTGGCGTTCTCGACCGTCCGTCCACCGTCCAGCTTCCTGACGATCACATCGTCCCGGCTCTCGATGCCGCCCCGACGATCCCGGCCGTCGCACCCTCGTCGCCTTCGCCGGCTCCGGCGGACCCGTCAGCAGCCCCGGCCCGGCCGGGTCAGCCGCTGTCGTCCGCACCCTCGCGGGAGCGGGCCGCCCGGTGCCGCGACCTGCTCGACCAGGCGCTCACCTGCGGCAACGAGGCCCGGGCCCGGCGGCTGCGGGGCGAGGTGGTCGAGGCCTATCTGCCGGCCGCCCGGTCCATCGCGGCCCGGTACGCCGGGCGCGGGGTCGACCGCGCCGATCTGGAGCAGCTGGCCAGCATCGGTCTGGTCAAGGCGGCCCGTCGCTGGCAGCCCGGTCTGTCCGAGGACTTCCTGCAGTTCGCCGTGCCCACGATGGTGGGCGAGATCAAGCGCTACTTCCGCGATCATTCGTTCGTGGTCCGGCCGACGCGGCGCGTGCAGGAACTGCGGGCGCAGGTCCGCCAGGCCCAGCACGACCACTGGCAGCGGCACGGTTCGGATCCCACGGACCACGACCTGGCCGTGGCCACGGGTGCGGACGTGGCCGACGTCCGGGAGGCCCGCGCGGCCTCCGGGGTGTGCCGGCCGCCGTCGTTGGACGAGCCCCAGGGCGCCGGGTGGGCGATCACCCAGACCCTCGGCGAGGTCGACGACCGCATCGGTGACATCGAGAACCGCATGATGGTCGCGCGTCTGCTGCAGTCGTTGACCGAGCGCGAACGGCGGGTTGTGCAGTTGCGCTTCGAGATGCAGTGGTCGCAGTCGCAGATCGGGCAGGAGCTCGGCGTCAGCCAGATGCAGATCTCCCGCTGGCTGCGTGCCATCACGATCAAGCTGCGGGAAGTCGCCACCCAATAG